CACCGAAGCCCGGGAACGATTCAAAGACTTCTGAACGTCATCGATGCCAACAAGAGCATCAGATTGCGCGGAGACGATGGGGGTTTCCATCGAGATATCAACTGATTGTTGAACTTGTGAGGCCACACTTTCAACAGATCGAGGAAACATTGAGGTCCGCGCGCTATAGCTTGATGGCTCGGACGGTAGCAGTTGAGACTCAGGTCGTACAGGGGTATCCAAGAGAAACGGACACTTCCGGCAGCGGCACCAGATCAAGCCGGTGATAGCTTCCAAAACTCTTTGAACTCTTTCCCATGCGCGTCTCCCGCCTGTTGCTGGTGACGCTCCGGGATGTGCCAGCAGAAGCAGAGATTGCCTCACACCAATTGCTCTTACGCGGGGGATACATCCGCAGGATTGGGTCAGGTATCTATGGATACCTTCCGTTGATGTGGAAGGTGATCCAACGGATTACTGCCATTGTTCGAGACGAACTCAACACCGCCGGGGCCCAAGAAACTCTCCTTCCTCAGCTACATCCCGCTGAACTGTGGCAACGCAGTGGCCGATGGCAGGGCTACACCGCCGGAGAGGGGATCATGTTTCACCTTGAAGACCGACAGGGGAGAGAACTGGGACTGGGGCCAACCCACGAAGAAGTCGTGACCAGTCTCGCTGGGGAGCTGTTGCAGTCCTACAAACAGCTGCCGGTGAATCTGTACCAAGTCCAAACCAAATTTCGGGATGAAATTCGCCCCCGTTTTGGGCTCATGCGTGGGCGTGAATTCATCATGAAAGATGCCTACTCGTTTCATGCCAACGAGGCCGATCTCCAGAACACTTATCTGGAGATGGATCAGGCCTATCGACGCATTTTTGAACGCTGTGGCTTGGCAGCGGTTCCCGTTGATGCCGATAGCGGTGCCATCGGAGGCGCTGCGTCTCAAGAGTTCATGGTCACCGCCGATGCAGGCGAAGACCTGATCTTGTTGAGCGACGACGGCACCTATGCCGCCAACCAAGAAAAGGCCATCTCGACTCCTTCCAAGGCGATCCCCCTCGAAGGGGCCTCAATGGAGCTGATCAGCACTCCAGATGAGACCAGCATCGACGTGCTTTGCCGCTCCCATGGCTGGCATCAAAGCCAACTGATCAAAGTTTTACTGTTCATCGCCCGCTTGGACGACGGCGTTGAACAGCCCCTCCTCATCAGCCTGCGAGGGGATCAAGACCTCAACGAGGTGAAACTGATCAATGCGGTGGGGCGCCTATCAGGGCAAGAGGTCTTGGACTGCCGTCCAATCCAGACTGAAGACCTAAACAAACAGGGCATTGACACCATTCCCCTCGGCTTTATCGGACCGGATCTAGACGATGGCGTGCTGCGCTCAGCACGCAGTTGGACGAAACAATTTCTGCGTTGCACCGACAGCACAGCCGCAGCCATGGATCGCATGGTCTGTGGGGCAAATCAACCCGATCAGCACCGCCTCTATGCCACGTGGGCCGATCTCGGTGGAGCACCCAAAAGCCTCGACCTGCGCAAGGCCAGAGCCGGTGAAGCCTGTGTTCACAATCCCGAGGCTCATCTCATCGAGAAGAGAGGCATCGAGGTGGGACACATTTTTCAACTGGGACGAAAGTATTCCGAAGCCATGGACAGCCGCTTCACCAACGAAGCCGGCAAGACCGAACACTTTTGGATGGGCTGCTACGGCATTGGAATTTCACGGCTAGCCCAAGCAGCCGTTGAACAGCACCACGACGACGCTGGCATCTGCTGGCCCGCCGCGATTGCCCCCTATGAAGCGATTGTTGTGGTGGCCAACATGCAGGATCAAACGCAGGCCGAACTGGGCGAGTCTCTTTACAAGCAATTGCTTGCTGCTGGGGTGGATGCTCTATTCGATGACCGCAAGGAACGGGCTGGCGTGAAGTTCAAAGATGCCGATCTCATCGGTATTCCCTGGCGCGTTGTTGTCGGTCGTGATGCAAGCGACGGGGTCGTTGAGCTGGTCGAGCGTGCCAACCGTGCGGTGCAGAAGTTGCCCCATGCAGATGCTCTGAAAGAGCTCCTCCGCACACTGCGCCCTTAAAGTTCGACAACTTTCAACAGTGTCATGCTCTCAGCACTGGCTCGCCTGTTCAAACCCCTGTCGCGGGCAGCTGTCGCCCTGGGATTGGGTCTGTGTTTACTGCTAACCGCTTGCAGTGGCGACCCAGATGCTCGCCTGACAGGCAACTACGCCGATGACACGATCTCGGTGGCCCAGACGATTCTCGAGGTGATCGATATCCCCCAGGACGATCCCAGCCATGCACAAGCGGAGAGCGATGCACGCTCGTTGATTACCGACTACGTGTCGCGTTATCGCCCCCAGCCGCGCGTGAACGGTCTGAGCTCCTTCACAACGATGCAAACGGCCCTTAACTCCCTCGCTGGCCATTACGCCAATTATGCGAATCGCCCCCTGCCAGAGGCTTTACACGATCGTCTGGCCAAGGAATTGAACAAGGCTCAAAAAGCAGTTGTTCGCGGAACCTGATCCCACAAAAGACAACAACTTTTGACGTAGGGACACTGGATCTGAAATACTCGCGGATTGTGCAGATCTGCGGCTTCGGGCCGCCGTGTCCTTGGCCAATGTTGTCGTCATCGGCGCTCAATGGGGTGACGAAGGAAAAGGAAAGATCACTGATCTCCTGAGCCGCTCCGCCGATGTGGTGGTGCGATATCAGGGAGGGGTGAACGCAGGGCACACGATCGTCGTCGACGGACGTGTGCTCAAACTTCATCTCATTCCCTCCGGAATCCTTTACCCAGACACCATCTGTCTGATCGGACCAGGAACGGTGGTGGATCCCAAGGTGATGCTTGGCGAGTTGGACATGCTGCTCGCTAACGACATCGATATTTCAGGGCTTCGACTGGCGTCGTCGGCCCACGTGACCATGCCGTACCACCGCCTGCTTGATCTGGCGATGGAAAAACAGCGCGGCGACCGCCGAATCGGCACCACGGGGCGAGGCATAGGCCCCACCTATGCCGACAAATCACAGCGCAGCGGGATCCGTGTAATTGATCTGCTGGATGAGCAGCGACTCCGCAACCGACTGGAAGGCCCACTCACTGAAAAAAATGAGCTCTTAGAAAAGATCTACGGCATCGAACCCCTCGATGGAGAAGCCGTCATCCAGGAATACCTGGGGTACGGCCAGCGGCTCTCCAAACACGTTGTGGATTGCACGCGCGCCATTCACAGCGCAGCAAAAGCTCGTAAAAATATTTTGTTTGAAGGTGCCCAGGGCACGTTGTTGGACCTCGACCACGGCACATACCCGTACGTCACCTCGTCCAATCCGGTTTCGGGCGGAGCTTGCATTGGAGCGGGCGTCGGCCCCACCCTGATCGACCGTGTCATTGGTGTCGCCAAGGCCTATACGACTCGGGTGGGCGAAGGACCTTTCCCGACTGAACTCAGCGGGAGCCTGAATGACCAGCTCACCGAGCGGGGGGGGGAATTCGGCACCACCACCGGTCGCCGGCGCCGCTGCGGTTGGTTCGATGGTGTCATCGGCCGTTATGCCGTTCAAGTGAACGGTCTCGACTGTCTTGCGATCACCAAGCTCGATGTGCTCGACGAAATGGATGAGATTCAGGTGTGCGTGGCCTATGAACTCGACGGTGAACGAATCGAGTACTTCCCAAGCAGCTCCGATGATTTCGCCCGCTGCAAACCCATTTTTGAAACAATGAAGGGTTGGCAATGCTCCACGGAAGAATGCCGAAAGCTTGAGGATCTGCCGAAAGCGGCGATGGACTACCTGCGCTTTCTCGCTGATCTCATGGAGGTCCCGATCGCCATCGTGTCCCTTGGGGCGAGCCGAGATCAAACGATTGTGGTGGAAGATCCAATCCATGGTCCAAAGCGAGCCCTCCTAAGCGCTTAACGGCCGACCGCCATACTTCGGAGCGACAAGCGCTCTGGTCATGGCCTCCGACGTCCGATTCCCCAAAACTTGCAGTCTTGATGTCGTCGGCATCGGCAATGCCATCGTTGATGTGCTTGTTCAAACCGACGACGCGTTCCTGACGCAGCACAGCCTGCAAAAAGGCGGCATGACGCTCATTGATGAACAACAGGCAGAAGCCCTGTACACCGCCAGTGGCCCTGGACTGGAGACCTCCGGTGGATCGGTCGCCAACACGATGGTGGGAATCGCCCAACTGGGAGGCCGAGCCGGCTTCATCGGACGCGTTAAAGACGATCAACTGGGGGGAATTTTTAGCCACGACATTCGGGCCGTCGGCGCTCGCTTTGACACTCCAGCCGCCACCACTGGTGCCACAACGGCCCGTTGCCTCATCTACGTCACCCCTGATGCAGAGCGGACGATGTGCACCTTCCTTGGAGCCTCAACCCAGCTCGAACCGAACGATCTCGATCTCTCGATGGTGAGCGACACCAAAGTCCTCTACCTCGAGGGTTATCTCTGGGATAGTCCCGCAGCGAAGCGCGCCTTTATCGCAGCAGCAGAGGCATGCCGTGCTGCGAATGGACAGGTGGCCTTGTCCCTCTCCGATGGCTTTTGCGTGGATCGTCACCGTGACAGCTTTCTCGACCTCGTAAATGGTCATGTCGATGTTCTGTTCGCGAACGAAGTTGAAATCAAGTCGCTGTATCAAACCGACGACTTCGATGCAGCCCTCGAGAGCGTGCGCGGCAGTTGCAGCGTGATCGCGATCACCCGCGGCAGTCAGGGTTCTGTCGTCATGAGCGGCGACCAACGCTGGGACATTGGAATCGTGGGTCTCGGAGAGCTCATCGACACCACCGGTGCCGGAGACCTCTATGCCGGTGGCTTCCTGCACGGCTACACCCAAGGGGAGTCCCTGGAGCGCTGCGGCAAGCTCGGCGCTATTTGCGCGGGGCAGATCGTGACGCAATTGGGAGCTCGCCCTCAGGTTTCGCTCCAAGAGCTAGTTAGCACCCATCTGAGCTGAGAAGCTCCATCGCCCAGCGTCCATAGGCCGGTGAAGCCGTCGCCGGCCAACACAACCACTCGGGGGTGTCGTAGCTGTGCAACTCCCCAAGCACTTGCTGAAGCCTCTCGAGGCAATCAGCCGTGGTTTTCATCAGAAGTTGCACCTCACCATCCATCTGGATCTCGCCCTCCCAGTGATAGAGAGCTTGGGTGGTTTGCAGGCTCACACAGGCCACAAGCCGACGTTCGAGAAGCGAACGGGCTAGTGCTTTAGCTCGCTGGGCATCACCCTCCGTGGTGAGCACCAACATCAAAGAATTCGACTCAGCCATGGTCGACCCATTTCAGAAAGGCGGCTTCTCCAACAACAGTGTCCACACCTGATGGTGGAGGTGGTCGCCTGAGCAGCAACAAGGTCAACCGCTGCTCTTCCGCAATCCGACGCCATAGACGTTCTGTCATGCCACCGGACTGACGGCAGACCACTGCTGTAATTCCCCAGCGCCGGCACAACGCCCGCTCAACTTGACCAGGTGGTTCCCCCTGCGACGGTCGCACCACCGCCAGGTGATCAGGGGGCAATCCAGCAGCCAAAGCCGAACGCAAACCCAACCGCGTGGGCATGGCACGGGCAAACAGATCACCCCCTGCCAAGCGAGCAGAAGCCGCGATCTCAGCCAGATGACGTCCACCAACGGCTAACAACAGTCGCTGCCCTGAGAGGGCCATCCTCGATAAATCTGCACCGGTTTGGAGCAGATGGGTCGCAGCATGGCCCTCCTCCCACGGGCGCTCAAACCGCAACAGCGGTTGCTGCGCGGCTAAGCACGCCTCAACCAAGTCTTGGCTGATCTTGGTTGCGAATGGGTGGGTGGCATCGACCACCCAGTGAAGCGTTGCTTGACGCTTCAGTTCTTCCGCGATTCCCCGCACACCCCCGAGGGCACCAATGGCCATGCTCTCCACCGCCAACCCCCTGTAAGCCTCCGCTGCCGCAGGACTCACAACACTCACCCTCACCCGCCAATTGCGCTGAAGCAGAGCACTGGTTAGGCGTGGACCATCGCCGGTTCCGGCCAGCAACCAGACACGAGGCTGGTCAAGAGGAGGGTCGTGCATCAGGATGTGCGCCGAAGACAGAAGCAGCCATGAACCATTGCGTGCTCGAGGTCGAGGTGATCGACGCGCCGACGGTTCGATACACCCAAGACAATCAGACCCCCATTGCCGAGATGTCGGTGCGATTCGATCCTCTGCGCGATGGAGATCCTCCAAGCGAATTGAAGGTGGTGGGCTGGGGCAACCTGGCCCAGGAGTTGCAAAATCGCGTTCAAGTGGGCCAACGGCTTTTGATTGAAGGGCGTCTGCGCATGAACACCGTTCCGCGCGGCGATGGCATGAAGGAAAAACGTGCCGAGTTCACTCTGGCCCGCCTACATCCGGTCGGTGCGTCCCCCACCACTTCATCAACGGCCACGTCATCAACAGTCAATTCATCAACCCAAGGATCGCCGACGCCCAGTGGTTCGGCCCGGCCTGAGCGTCCGACCCCCACCAAAGCTGCGCCCGCTGCCACTCCACAACGGAGCGAACCTGAACCAACGAGCTGGAATGCGGCTCCGCTTGTGCCCGATACGGACGACATTCCCTTCTAAAGCCCTTCAGCGACTGGCGTCTTCATGAAGTTCCGTGGCTCGAATAATCATTTGTCCCAACTCCCGTTCCAGAGCGGCTAAATCAAGTCGTAGATCAGGCCAACGGCCACCATCAATTTGTTGCAGCAACCAACTGCGATCCCCATCCAATTGTTGGAGGAGTTCCTGTATCTCAGATGACGGGGACTGGGACACGGATACGGAGTCTTTGATGAGGTCCCATCCTGGTCGCCAGCCAGTCACAATGGCGACCACCCAGTGGCATCCATGAAGGATTACTTCTCCCCAGGCAGCTTGATTACGGTCGCCGGTGGTGCGCTCACAGTGGTTGGTGCCATCGCTTACACGACAGGCAGCGCCAATCTCAGCCTGCCGACGATTTTCTATGGAATTCCAATTTTGCTTGGGGGATTGGCGCTGAAATCTTCCGAATTACCCCCAGCCATGAGGATCACCCCGGTGGAAACCCTCCGGAGTCAGCGAGAGGCAGCCGATCCAGAACTTGGAAAATTAGTTAACGACGTCACACGGTGGCGCTACGGGCAAAAAGCACATCTCGAATCATCCCTGGAGGCCCTCAAGCTGTGGGACGACGACAACCCCCCTCAACTTGAGGAGATTGAAGAACTCGACACCCAAGACGGGTACGGCCTTCGGATGCGCTTTCAGTTGGGAGCGGTTTCCCTTGAACGCTGGACTGAACGGGAGGCGCGATTGGGCCGTTTCTTCGCAAAAGGACTGCGGGCTGAAATCAAAGATCTCGGGGGTGACCAATTAGATCTCTTGCTATTGCCTGTTCAGGCCACCTAGTTGATGAATGATCTAAGCCATACCGCAAATGACGCCCTACGCGTTTCTGTGCTGAGTGAGGCCCTGCCCTACATCCAGCGCTTCGCAGGACGTCGGATTGTGATCAAGTACGGCGGTGCTGCCATGGCCCACGCCGAACTAAGGGCTGCTGTTTTTCGCGACATCGCTCTTCTCGCTTGTGTCGGCGTTCAACCAGTCGTGGTTCATGGTGGTGGACCGGAAATTAATCAATGGCTGAAACGGCTTCAAATCCCGGCAGAATTTCGAGACGGCTTACGCGTCACAGATGCCGACACCATGGATGTGGTGGAGATGGTGTTAGTGGGTCGCGTGAATAAGCAAATCGTGAATGGGTTGAACCAATTGGGCGCGCGGGCCGTAGGCCTCAGTGGGAGCGATGGTGGCTTGGTGGAAGCCCGTCCATGGGGTGACGGCAGCCATGGGCTGGTGGGAGATGTCGCCCGTATCAACCCAGATGTTCTGGAGCCATTGCTCAACAAGGGGTACGTACCCGTGATTTCAAGTGTTGCAGCAACGCCTAGCGATGGCCGAGCCCACAACATCAATGCCGACACGGTGGCGGGAGAACTAGCCGCATCACTCCAAGCAGAAAAATTGATCCTGCTCACCGACACCCCTGGAATTCTTCGGGATCGGAATGATCCTGAATCGTTAATTCGCAAGCTCCGTTTGTCGGAAGCGCGTCAGCTCATCGAAGACGAGGTGGTTGCAGGAGGGATGACACCAAAGACAGAGTGCTGCATTCGGGCCTTAGCCCAAGGGGTCGCTGCCGCCCACATCCTGGATGGACGTGTTCCCCATGCCCTGTTGCTGGAAGTGTTTACCGATGCGGGGATCGGAACCATGGTTGTGGGCCGCGAAAACCATTCCAGCGAGGCAGACAATTAGTCAGCCTTGAGCGAACAACAGCAGCTAAGCGTCAGCGTCACGGTTCTGCTTTTGCTCAACCTGCTCCGAACTGATCGTGTTGCCTTCACCGCTTCGAGCGCAGCCACCGGCCACGGCCATGTTGGAAAACGCGGCAAGCACCATCAGAGCAATCACAACGGTGCCGCCAAAAAAGGCGATGTTTGGATGACGCTTCATCGAGTTAAGCCATTCACGATTGAAAAGCTATCGAGATCTGAGCTTCCACCGTGGGCATCCACTGGCCTCTGGGCCAAAGGTGGCAGCTTCCCGTGAGGTGGTCGATCGCGATCTTTGACACAACCCAACTCCTCCATGCCAAACCAAGCGGTCCATAAACTGCTCTAAAAGCTGACTTAGAGGCGATGCTCGCCGACCGAGAAAGTCACGGGGGCTGCTACCTGCGGAACAAAGCGTGACGAGTGAACGACCGCCCCTCAATCTCCGTGCCATTGATGCCCACTTGGAGCGTGGGGACTATGGCCAAGCCCTAGAGCTGCTCACCCCCCTGGCTGACATGCACCCGATCTCAACACCAGAGGGGTCACAGGTGCGTTTCCTAATGATCACCTCCTGGATGGGTCAAGGCCAAGATGAACAGGCCTTGACCATGGCCCGCGCTTTGAGCCGAAGCGGGGATGTGGACAAGCGTCAACAGGGCAAACAGCTGGTCGCCATTCTCGATGCCCCCAGCCTCGAGCGTCCCGACAGCTGGACCATGCGACTGCCTGCGATTGAGGTCACCGCAACAGGTGGATCTTCTCCAGCCGTCAGTAGCCAACGCCGCTCCAGAAAACCCAAACCTCCACCGCCACCACCAACCGGTCCCACACGGGCTCCAGCCGTTGGATTTGCCGTTGTCGTCATCGCCGTGCTGGCCGGCCTCACCCTTTTACTGAGCGGATGCGTTCGGATTGATGCCGATGTGGAACTCACCGGGCCAGACCGCATGGAACTCATTTGGCAGGTGCAGAGCATCAACGACCAGCCGATGCCGTGGCAGACAAAATTTGAACAAAATTTGAAACGCGAGTTACCTCGACTCCATATCGAGCATCCAAGTCCCGGCCGTCAACGCATCACCCCTGGAGTTCAATCGTCACGCGACTTGAACCTGCTGTTGCAAACCATGGTGACCCTGGCTGGACGGAGCGCTGGGGTTGAGCCGCTACCGCCGCCGGAGTTCAACCTCGTGGAACGCAATTGGCTGGTCGGAGTCGAACAACACCTTCGCCTCAATCTCGATCTCCGTCATCTCCCCGACATCCCAGGGCTAGAGGTCAATCTGCGGCTCGACCATGGCCAGCTTCAGCACACCATCCACAGCGGTGAGCAAGTCGAGCTCGAACAATCCAGCTGGCGGTGGAGCCCCCTTGGTCTCGGCAGCTTGTTGATTCTGGTGTTGATGGGCTGCAGCCTTCTCTTGCAAGGTGTTCGCCGCAAGTTGGGTTTCGGATTTCCCGAACTTCCCGCCTAATCAAAGCTGCTGTGGATCCGGGTCGACAGAGAGTGCAACGCCGCGGGGCAATGCCTCCCAAAGAGCCTGACCCGGCGGGAGAGGTAGGGCAGAGCCCACCGGACCATGCAAAAGAAGTTGCCAACGGCTTCGACCAGCGACTCGCGCGACCGGTGCAGGCGCAGGCCCCAACAACCACCAATTTTGCTTTTGACAGAGGGGCTTCAGCCGTTCCGCAAGAACCGATGCAGCTGTGGCTGTCGCACTGGCTGATTCTCCAGACAAGCGCAACAGACAAGCGCGACTAAAGGGGACCAGGCCCGCCTCGCGGCGCAGCTCAATCTCTTGAGCCAAAAACAGTTCATATCGGCCATCCACCAGGTGTTGAATCACCGGATGCTCCGGGGAGTAGGTCTGCACCAACACCTGCCCTGGCTTCTCCCCTCGGCCGGCACGGCCTGCTAACTGAAGAAGCAGTTGAAGGGCCTGTTCTCCAGCACGAAGATCGGGACGATGCAGCAGTCCATCGGCAGCCAAAACGGCCGCCAAGGTGACCCGAGGCAAGTCCATACCCTTGGCGAGCATCTGCGTTCCAATCAGCACATCCGCCTCGCCAGACGCAAAACGATCCAACAAGCGGCGATGTCCATCGCGCCCACCGGTGGAATCACGATCGAACCTCAGTAATCGCAGGCCTTCAAGCTCTTCAGCAAGGAGCTCCAACACCCGCTGCGTCCCAGCACCGAACGGCTTGAATGCTGTTGATCCGCAGTGGCTGCAACGGGTCTCCATCGATTCACGGTGATCACACCAATGGCATCGCAGCCACTGCTTTCCCCCCTGACCTCGGTGGACCGTTAAGGCCACGTCGCAGTGGGGACACTGAACCACTTCTCCACAACTGCGACAGCCAAGGAACGGGCTGTAGCCCCGTCGCGGAACGAGCACCACGGCCTGCTCACCCTGCTCAGGAAGCGCCGCCAGACGCTCCATCAAAGGGCGACTCACCAATCGCTTATGACCATCGGCCAGTTCATGGCGCATATCGACCACATGCACCGGGGGTAGATCCTGCTTTGAAATTCGTTCCTTGAGTCGCGCGAGGCGTAAGGGCCCGCCGGGCTGACAGCTCAACCAACTCTCGACAGAAGGGGTTGCACTCCCCAACACCAACCGTGCGCCATGCCGAACAACCCGGTCCATGGCCAAGTCACGGGCGTGATAACAGGGCATCGGTGATTCCTGCTTGTAGGAACTGTCGTGCTCTTCATCGAGGACCACGAGCCCGAGGGGGGCTAGTGGCATGAAGATGGCAGAACGGGTCCCCACCACGACGAGGGGTTGATCCGGATCCAGACAACGGCGCCACCCGCGCACCTTTTCACTGTCACGACATCCGCTGTGATATTCCACAACCCTGGACCCAAACCGACGGCGGCAACGGTCGACCAATTGGGGGATGAGGCCAATCTCGGGGGTGAGCAGCAATACGTGCCTGCCCTTGGCCAGTTCATCGGCAGCCAGCTGCAGATAGACCTCGGTTTTGCCTGAGCCCGTTACACCCCAAAGCAATAAGCCAGCCCCCTTTGGCAAAGCCTGATAAACCTCAATCGCGTCTGCCTGCTCCGGCTTGAGGGATTGCGGCAGCTCCAGCGGATCCGAGCTTCGCGCTACTTCACCATTCCAACGTCGCTGCGTCCGCTCAACCCGACCGTTCCGCTCGAGAGGGCGGAGCAACCCAGCCCCGAATCCAGCAGCTTCAAGATCTTTCTGCCAAGCACCTCCACCACCCTCAGACAACCAATCCAAAAGCTCTTGCTGCCGGGGCGTGGGCTGATGTTCAACATCGGTCGACTCAAGACACTGCACCCACCACAACTGTCGAGCCCCTGCGAGTCCAACACTGCGCGCTTGCCCTAGCCACCCAGACGGGAGAGCCGCTTTCAGCATGCGAAAGGAACTGAGATGACACCGCAACGCCACCTGCTCCAGCCAGCGACTCCAAGAGGGGTCAACCGCAGCCTTTTGAAGCAAGGCTTCCACGGGCTGCAAACCCTCGATGGAAGAGGAGTCCAACGCACGCTCGGAGACGACCAATCCATTCATCGACCGCCCACGCAGGCGGACGCGAACAAGATCACCGGATTGAAGCCCTAGCTCTGTGCTCGCGAGATAGCTAAACGAACGCCCTTCTCGACCAGCCTCCAACCAAACGTCAACCAGCCTCTGGGGTTGCAAAGGCAACTTGCAAACTTCGAAAGACTTCATTAAAATATTGAGGTTGGCCATGGAAGCCAACGCTGCGCTCGATCCAGCGGGAAGACATGAAGTCTTGGAATTAGAGCATCGCTCTAAACCTCAAGACCAGTCTGAGACCACCCCGGACAGCTCAGCACAAATGTGTGTACCACTCGCTTGGCGATCACACCAAACACCATCTCATTTACTCCCGTTAATCCTCCAAATAATCGGAGCGTTGACGGTCTTCCGATTGGCTTACCCCCCACTTTCGTAGAAGACCGCTACCAAAGCGGTATCAAGACACGTCCCTGTCGCTTCCTTACCCGCACTCACTACACCTATGACTCCTGCTGCCACCAAATCCGCGAAACCGGACATCGTTCTATTGGCGAACGCCGAAGGACAGGTGAAGAATGTGGTGCCGACTGCCAAGGGCGCAACAAAAAAAGCTCCGGCACGGAAACGGAAGGCAAGCTCAAGCGCTGAGGATTTGAATGCGGCAGCAGACGAACTTCTTGCCAAGGCAGACGGCAGCACCAAGACATCAGAAGGGAAAACAAAAAAAGCAGCAACAAAGGCGACGTCAGTGAAAAGCGCGGCCAAGAAAACAACAGCCAAG
The DNA window shown above is from Synechococcus sp. CC9902 and carries:
- a CDS encoding DUF3153 domain-containing protein — protein: MTSERPPLNLRAIDAHLERGDYGQALELLTPLADMHPISTPEGSQVRFLMITSWMGQGQDEQALTMARALSRSGDVDKRQQGKQLVAILDAPSLERPDSWTMRLPAIEVTATGGSSPAVSSQRRSRKPKPPPPPPTGPTRAPAVGFAVVVIAVLAGLTLLLSGCVRIDADVELTGPDRMELIWQVQSINDQPMPWQTKFEQNLKRELPRLHIEHPSPGRQRITPGVQSSRDLNLLLQTMVTLAGRSAGVEPLPPPEFNLVERNWLVGVEQHLRLNLDLRHLPDIPGLEVNLRLDHGQLQHTIHSGEQVELEQSSWRWSPLGLGSLLILVLMGCSLLLQGVRRKLGFGFPELPA
- the priA gene encoding replication restart helicase PriA; protein product: MKSFEVCKLPLQPQRLVDVWLEAGREGRSFSYLASTELGLQSGDLVRVRLRGRSMNGLVVSERALDSSSIEGLQPVEALLQKAAVDPSWSRWLEQVALRCHLSSFRMLKAALPSGWLGQARSVGLAGARQLWWVQCLESTDVEHQPTPRQQELLDWLSEGGGGAWQKDLEAAGFGAGLLRPLERNGRVERTQRRWNGEVARSSDPLELPQSLKPEQADAIEVYQALPKGAGLLLWGVTGSGKTEVYLQLAADELAKGRHVLLLTPEIGLIPQLVDRCRRRFGSRVVEYHSGCRDSEKVRGWRRCLDPDQPLVVVGTRSAIFMPLAPLGLVVLDEEHDSSYKQESPMPCYHARDLAMDRVVRHGARLVLGSATPSVESWLSCQPGGPLRLARLKERISKQDLPPVHVVDMRHELADGHKRLVSRPLMERLAALPEQGEQAVVLVPRRGYSPFLGCRSCGEVVQCPHCDVALTVHRGQGGKQWLRCHWCDHRESMETRCSHCGSTAFKPFGAGTQRVLELLAEELEGLRLLRFDRDSTGGRDGHRRLLDRFASGEADVLIGTQMLAKGMDLPRVTLAAVLAADGLLHRPDLRAGEQALQLLLQLAGRAGRGEKPGQVLVQTYSPEHPVIQHLVDGRYELFLAQEIELRREAGLVPFSRACLLRLSGESASATATAASVLAERLKPLCQKQNWWLLGPAPAPVARVAGRSRWQLLLHGPVGSALPLPPGQALWEALPRGVALSVDPDPQQL